The following coding sequences lie in one Glycine soja cultivar W05 chromosome 16, ASM419377v2, whole genome shotgun sequence genomic window:
- the LOC114388988 gene encoding ATP-dependent Clp protease ATP-binding subunit CLPT1, chloroplastic-like has translation MKASTLPVYPTPLPKTSNFSLHLLPMASIPTLSSSLPTLSAHSLSHSNPNNHCTLPPTSLFGTRITLLRATSSSHSLPNTNCRATSATVSFSLPTPKPLSDTPEKTPKWSERAIKSYAMGELEARKLKYPNTGTEALLMGILVEGTSNAAKFLRANGITLLKVREETVGLLGKSDLFFFSPEHPPLTEPAQKALDWAIEEKLKSGEGGEINATHLLLGIWSQKESAGQQILATLGFNDEKAKELAKTIGGDV, from the exons ATGAAAGCTTCCACTCTACCCGTTTACCCAACCCCTCTTCCCAAAACCTCTAATTTCTCTCTTCATCTCCTTCCAATGGCTTCCATTCCCACACTCTCTTCATCCCTACCTACACTCTCTGCTCACTCCTTATCCCATTCAAACCCCAACAACCACTGCACTCTCCCTCCCACATCTCTCTTCGGCACCAGGATCACCCTCCTACGCGCCACCTCATCGTCTCATTCCCTCCCCAACACCAATTGCCGTGCAACCTCAGCCACCGTGTCGTTTAGCCTCCCCACCCC GAAACCCCTTTCGGATACGCCCGAGAAAACCCCAAA GTGGTCGGAGAGGGCTATAAAATCGTATGCAATGGGGGAATTGGAAGCGAGGAAGCTCAAGTATCCAAACACGGGAACCGAGGCGCTTCTCATGGGGATTTTGGTTGAAG gAACAAGTAATGCTGCAAAATTCTTAAGAGCTAATGGAATTACTCTTTTGAAAGTACGTGAAGAAACAGTAGGGCTACTTGGGAAATCCGACTTGTTTTTCTTCAGCCCTGAGCATCCTCCTTTGACTGAACCAGCCCAGAAAGCCCTTGATTGGGCAATTGAGGAAAAATTGAAGTCAG GTGAAGGAGGAGAAATAAACGCTACACATTTACTTCTAGGAATATGGTCTCAAAAAGAATCAGCAGGTCAACAGATCTTGGCTACTCTAGGTTTCAATGAtgaaaaagccaaagaacttgCTAAAACA ATTGGTGGTGATGTTTGA